One part of the Cyclobacteriaceae bacterium genome encodes these proteins:
- a CDS encoding RNA methyltransferase, protein MARIHNRGYRKQTKKGPSFIKEVNDATQANLNSHTNSGVAAGVNNLHFKITSTQNPKIKSLLALEKPRERRKQQLFVIEGKKEICLALQAGYRLGNLFFCDELITLSELESLGLADKLLIPVSKEVYDKIAMRENSGGVIAIAEMKDHPLKQIRLATHPLLLILEGVEKPGNLGAILRTADAAGVDAVIICDPQTDFYNPNVIRSSLGCVFTKPIAAATSKETIAWLKQHNIAIYCTYLQASIPYTVTDFSKPCAIVMGTEATGLSDIWTKNADQNIIIPMQGKIDSMNVSTSCAVVVFEARRQRNLATTK, encoded by the coding sequence ATGGCGCGTATTCATAATCGAGGCTATCGGAAACAAACAAAAAAAGGCCCCTCCTTTATCAAGGAAGTGAATGATGCTACCCAAGCGAATCTAAATTCCCATACTAATTCAGGTGTGGCAGCGGGCGTTAACAACTTACATTTTAAAATTACCAGTACACAAAACCCGAAAATCAAAAGTCTGCTTGCGCTCGAAAAACCACGCGAACGAAGGAAACAACAACTATTTGTTATTGAGGGTAAAAAAGAAATATGCTTGGCCCTGCAAGCAGGCTATCGTTTAGGAAACTTATTTTTTTGTGATGAGTTGATTACATTAAGTGAATTGGAAAGCCTGGGGTTAGCGGATAAGTTGCTGATTCCGGTTTCCAAAGAAGTGTATGATAAAATTGCAATGCGCGAAAATTCAGGAGGTGTGATCGCTATTGCCGAAATGAAGGATCATCCACTTAAACAAATACGCCTGGCTACCCATCCGCTTTTGCTGATCCTCGAAGGTGTTGAGAAACCCGGAAACCTGGGGGCAATTTTACGAACAGCCGATGCAGCAGGCGTTGATGCCGTAATTATTTGCGACCCGCAAACTGATTTCTACAACCCCAATGTTATACGATCCAGTTTAGGCTGCGTTTTTACCAAACCCATTGCAGCTGCTACCAGCAAAGAAACGATTGCGTGGTTAAAGCAACACAACATTGCTATTTATTGCACATACCTTCAGGCTTCAATACCCTATACAGTAACCGATTTTAGCAAACCTTGTGCTATTGTTATGGGAACTGAAGCAACTGGTCTATCGGACATATGGACAAAAAATGCCGATCAAAACATCATTATACCCATGCAGGGAAAGATTGATTCGATGAATGTTTCCACATCCTGCGCTGTGGTGGTTTTTGAGGCCAGGCGGCAGCGTAACCTTGCAACGACTAAATAA
- a CDS encoding response regulator transcription factor, whose amino-acid sequence MNILIVEDEPNLLALMRKGFAEHNYEVSVAMDGNTALDMLSRYQFDVVIMDIMLPDVNGLEICRRVRVSKNFVPVLLLTALGSNENIVTGLDSGADDYLVKPFKFSELEARVRALSRRANYSDRDANTLQVADLLVDRVAKTVSRAGKDIKLTAMEFKLLEYMVRNKGIVLSRNQLLENVWDIRFDMSTNVVDVYINYLRKKIDKPFGEKMIHTMKGLGYVIRSERGAEE is encoded by the coding sequence ATGAATATTCTTATTGTAGAGGACGAGCCAAATCTTCTGGCCCTTATGCGCAAGGGTTTTGCAGAGCATAATTACGAGGTAAGTGTGGCCATGGATGGAAACACAGCTTTGGATATGCTTTCGCGTTACCAGTTTGATGTGGTAATTATGGACATTATGTTGCCGGATGTTAACGGCCTTGAAATATGCAGGCGGGTTAGGGTGTCCAAAAACTTTGTGCCCGTGTTGCTGCTTACAGCCCTTGGCAGCAATGAAAATATTGTAACAGGTTTGGATAGTGGTGCTGACGATTACCTGGTTAAGCCCTTTAAATTTTCTGAACTTGAAGCCCGTGTACGCGCCCTTTCCAGGCGCGCCAACTACTCCGACCGTGATGCCAATACCCTTCAGGTTGCTGATTTACTGGTGGACCGCGTAGCTAAAACCGTGAGCCGCGCGGGTAAAGATATTAAACTTACTGCCATGGAGTTTAAACTATTGGAATACATGGTGCGCAATAAGGGTATTGTACTTAGCCGTAACCAGTTGCTGGAAAATGTTTGGGACATACGTTTCGATATGAGTACCAACGTGGTAGATGTTTACATAAATTACCTGCGAAAAAAAATTGATAAGCCCTTCGGTGAAAAAATGATACATACCATGAAAGGTTTGGGCTATGTTATCCGCAGTGAACGGGGAGCCGAAGAGTAG
- a CDS encoding class I SAM-dependent methyltransferase: MKLLYPASWKDYELIDSGDGQKLERFGRYILSRPEPQAIWSKVLPDKEWLAMAHARFDREQKDKFRFSDEVMGGWTRSKGMPENWQVTYHYNNLKLTLRLALTSFGHVGIFPEQGENWNFIYDTIANWKIEKPRVLNLFAYTGAASVVAKSAGADVTHVDASRPGLNWANQNMQLNNLSDIRWVHEDAFKFVKREAKRGNKYNGIIMDPPPYGRGPDGEKWTLQEQLNELVRVSSDLLERKNSFFILSMYAVGLSSLVGLNVSRSHFNVQDPEAGEFFLKSGNGRDLPMGTFFRFKA, translated from the coding sequence TTGAAATTACTATATCCCGCCTCCTGGAAAGATTACGAACTCATCGACTCCGGTGACGGACAGAAACTGGAACGCTTTGGAAGGTATATCCTTAGCCGGCCCGAACCACAAGCCATCTGGTCGAAGGTGTTGCCCGACAAGGAATGGCTTGCCATGGCACATGCGCGTTTCGACCGTGAGCAGAAAGATAAATTCCGCTTTAGCGATGAGGTAATGGGAGGATGGACCCGAAGCAAAGGCATGCCTGAAAACTGGCAAGTAACTTACCACTACAACAATTTAAAACTTACGTTGCGCCTGGCACTTACCAGTTTTGGCCATGTGGGTATTTTTCCTGAACAAGGCGAAAACTGGAATTTTATTTACGACACCATTGCTAACTGGAAAATTGAAAAACCCCGCGTGCTGAATTTGTTTGCCTACACCGGTGCAGCTTCGGTGGTTGCGAAAAGTGCTGGCGCTGATGTTACCCATGTTGATGCTTCGCGCCCCGGATTAAATTGGGCTAATCAAAATATGCAGTTGAACAACTTGTCAGATATCCGCTGGGTACACGAAGATGCCTTCAAGTTCGTGAAACGTGAAGCAAAGCGCGGTAACAAATACAACGGTATTATTATGGACCCACCACCGTATGGCCGTGGGCCGGATGGGGAAAAGTGGACCTTGCAGGAGCAATTAAATGAGTTGGTCCGTGTAAGCAGTGATTTGTTGGAACGTAAGAACAGTTTTTTTATACTGAGCATGTATGCCGTAGGGTTATCCTCGTTGGTAGGGCTTAATGTGTCCAGGTCGCACTTTAATGTGCAGGATCCTGAGGCTGGCGAGTTCTTTTTAAAGTCAGGAAATGGTCGTGATTTACCGATGGGAACATTTTTTAGATTTAAAGCCTGA
- a CDS encoding carboxypeptidase-like regulatory domain-containing protein codes for MAQKVYRGIVVDSATMKNIPDVHIAIKNSPRGIAATQDGSFQLSARPTDTLIFTSLGYKPLVLPLLFEEDAIMVLMKENVQLLANITVKATRLYPNKIEDRTREEPKRMDPLQAVISPIDYFFWREERDRRKLAKYVRENNRTQTYRQVITDPDVARIMKETYNLSDEKWYALVVKFNETRIEVRYYTDPDAIMEELHTFIETALERK; via the coding sequence GTGGCGCAGAAGGTTTATCGTGGTATTGTGGTTGATTCGGCAACCATGAAAAATATTCCTGATGTTCACATCGCAATAAAAAATTCACCGCGTGGTATAGCTGCTACCCAGGACGGGAGCTTTCAACTTAGCGCGCGGCCAACGGATACACTTATCTTTACAAGCCTGGGATATAAACCGTTGGTTCTCCCGCTTCTTTTTGAAGAAGATGCCATTATGGTGTTGATGAAAGAAAATGTTCAGCTGTTAGCCAACATTACCGTTAAGGCCACACGGCTATACCCGAACAAAATCGAAGACAGGACACGCGAAGAACCTAAACGAATGGATCCGCTTCAGGCTGTAATCTCACCTATTGATTATTTTTTCTGGCGCGAAGAGCGCGACAGGCGAAAACTTGCCAAGTATGTTCGCGAAAACAACCGTACGCAAACCTATCGGCAAGTGATTACCGATCCGGATGTTGCCAGGATAATGAAAGAAACCTATAACCTTTCGGATGAAAAGTGGTACGCACTGGTTGTGAAGTTTAACGAGACGCGCATAGAGGTCCGTTACTATACTGATCCGGATGCCATCATGGAAGAGTTGCACACCTTTATTGAAACAGCGCTGGAGCGCAAGTGA